Proteins from a genomic interval of Papaver somniferum cultivar HN1 chromosome 4, ASM357369v1, whole genome shotgun sequence:
- the LOC113276227 gene encoding inosine triphosphate pyrophosphatase-like, giving the protein MAAMRTGGLVLTRPVTFVTGNAKKLEEVRAILGTSLPFQSLKLDLPELQGEPEEISKEKARLAAIQVNGPVLVEDTCLCFNALQGLPGPYIKWFLQKIGHEGLNNLLMAYEDKSAYAMCVFSLALGPNTEPITFLGKTMGKIVPARGPNDFGWDPIFQPDGYGLTYAEMPKEEKNKISHRSRSLSMVKSHFSEAGYTFQIDSSS; this is encoded by the coding sequence ATGGCAGCAATGAGGACAGGGGGTTTGGTACTGACGCGCCCTGTGACATTTGTGACCGGAAATGCTAAAAAACTGGAGGAAGTTCGCGCTATTCTGGGCACATCATTACCTTTCCAGTCGCTAAAACTTGACTTGCCAGAGTTACAAGGAGAGCCTGAGGAAATCTCGAAAGAAAAAGCTAGATTAGCTGCGATTCAAGTAAATGGACCGGTGCTTGTTGAAGACACGTGCCTTTGTTTTAATGCCCTTCAAGGTTTACCAGGACCTTACATCAAATGGTTTCTTCAGAAGATTGGTCATGAAGGTTTGAATAATTTACTGATGGCTTACGAGGATAAATCTGCTTATGCTATGTGTGTGTTTTCCCTTGCCCTTGGGCCTAATACTGAACCGATAACATTTCTTGGGAAAACGATGGGAAAGATAGTGCCTGCAAGAGGACCCAATGATTTTGGGTGGGACCCTATTTTTCAACCAGATGGCTATGGTCTGACTTATGCAGAAATGCCAAAGGAAGAGAAGAACAAGATATCCCATCGCTCGAGGTCTCTTTCCATGGTAAAGTCCCACTTCTCTGAGGCTGGTTATACCTTTCAGATAGATTCGTCTTCCTAA